The DNA sequence CAGCAACCGTGGTTAAGTTGGCTTCATTTTTCAGCCTGTCATCCTTCTTTCAATATGGATGTTACTATACAATTAAATACAGAGAGGTTTGCACATTACAGCTCTTATTCTTGGTTAATACACATTTGGTTTTCCACATCATTTCTACATTATTGCTAATGTGATTTGTGCCTCATGCTACCtatataataattacaatataaCCCTGTTCATCACCACATTTCTCATTATTATGAAAGGACAAGCTTTTTATTACCCAAATATTAGCTCCAATATTAATGTACTAGCTTCCAACTCTATTTTAAGTTATATTTTCTTGAATATTAACCCACTATTTCTTTGCTATTACCTACGTTTTTCTAAACATTACAATTAAGGTACTTACCAGCACGTACTGTTTGAGAGTCAAAGgtctttctgttttgtattttcaagaGCTTATGGATGGAAACTTTCTGTTTGCCTCTAAAATTTGTCAAAtaacaaaagcaataacaagTATGATGAGAGATAGTGTGGATTCCAGTCCACACCCTCTTACAGTTAGAATTTCACAAGTTGGTGGGAACAGTCTCCAATGTGGCATTTGCACAAACTCAGCTTCAAAATGGCATCAGCTgctgcaacatttatttatgttctcCGATGGCTGTCTATTACAACATTATTTGTAGAAAGCAACAAATTCCTTTAGgaacagtttttaaacttttagatGCCAAACTATTAATCTGTTGAATTAATTcactttttctacattttccttttttttttttcaaccagcCAAGTCAAAACTAGAGTCAAATAGTTTCTAAGAGACTTAAATTTGTTCCccaacaaatgacaaaagacaGATGCGagttgaaaattatttttattattattattaatttaaattaacaaacaCTGCTATAcatattgctgtttttattcattttgaatcattttaaacagttaaaGCATTTGAAAAAGAAGTCATAGTTGAAAACAGGTGACAGACAGTAGATGACATGTACAGTAGAAGATCTACAGTCaatggcttttctgtgtgtgtcgaGGGGCTCCACAAGGGTTCAACATACAGACGTATCAAACTCGCCCACAGTAATGCTTTTGGTTATCGTTTCATCTCTTTACGTTGTCGTACAGGATGAGACATTTCCTGTTACATCTCGTGATGTCACACATCTTCCCAAACAAGTAGCAGCAGCTTGTATCGAATTTCAAAGTCTTGTTTTCTGCATCCAGCGCATTAAAAAGTCTCCCAACATTATtaccacaaacaacaaaaagggtTCGAGCGAAGATGACACCCCCCAACCCCTGACAGTATATTAGTTAGGAATGTTTGAAGTAAGCAAAAACATCCCAAATATCGCTGTTGTGTCCTTCTCAGTGCACAGTATTGAAATCcctaaaaataatgcaaaagaaGTGCTTCATAAGACTTCAGAATTCTATCCTCTCCAGGTGTCCCCTCTTCTATCCCAGGCCAGCTGTAGAGAGAGTCTTCTTATTCCTTCCTTATAGTCACAATATGAATTTTCTGGCCTGTGTTTAAAGCCACTACTGAGTACCTCCATGTTGTTCAAACACCCATAAATCAGCACATCTGAGTTGAATTTAAACATCATTTCTTTACTAAATGTGACAGATTTACAAACACAGTATAAACAGGGTTGACATCATTGGCAGCCGGCGACAGTCTAGACCAcagtggcttttgttttgttttgtttttgttttttttgctttttcttttttgttttttttctgaaatttgaGCAAAATCCCTCCATTTAGACAAAGACGGACGAATTACAGGATTACATCTGTCATACAGacctttttttggctttttgaaaCCTGACCTGCCCTGAGAGGCAGTGTTGGAAAAAAAGGTAAGACCTTTATTTAGAGAATGTAAGAAAAGAATGAGTACGGGATCGAGCGGAGGAGGGTTTTGATCAAACCTTTGAACGCGtgtgcaaaaaacacaaacctttaTCAATGAAACAATAAAGAAGTGAAGTGTTTCTTCCCTCCACATAAAGTACCACCTCTGCAACACTTTGGCTAGACCATTCAACAGCCTGCAGCCCTGCGATCTTCTTCACGATGGGGGTTTTACTACACATGAGAGATATCCCTGACATCAATGTAAATCACATACACGTAGTCATAAACAGGTTGTAAAGTTCAGGTACAGAATCACTGAGGAAAAGCACACCAATACTACTGTAAAGTCAAGCCACTATGGCAAAATAGAAGGTATAGAGTATTGATAGAACATTGGCTCGTATCCTTTGCAACACTGAGGAGTTCTTAAGTCACCCTGTGGATGAGCAGTTTGCTTTTCTACAGGCAGTTTAAGGAGAGGACCATGTCTCAAcaaaacactttgtaaaaattTAATCAGCACAGGccataaatacaattaaagagATGGAAATAACATCAGCaatgtgttcacacacacacacacacacttctattaACGATTCCTGATTCAAGGTCCGAGTTACGAAAGGACAAAcccaaatgaaatgaaaatacaacaaaaaaataaagacgaGAGGAAGGCGTCGctcactgtctctttctctcgGAAATTCCAGTAGAATGCTGACCTCGTTTAGTGATTTATTGATTCATCTTGGCAGAGTGCAATGTCGGCCACATggctttttgaaaaatgttccccccaaaaaaaaaagtttttaaaaaaaatagatataaCGTGCCCTCTAGTTTCAGTCATATCAAGTCACAATTGCCCGATTTAGGCATGTCTCTCGTCAGAAGAGTCTGCCCAGTAAACATGTTGATACTAGAGTTGAAATGGCAAAAGTTtgacactgttttctttttgggggGCAGAGCGCACACTTCTACAAATAAAacgaagaaaaacaaagttacactAAAGTGGAACGAGAAGAAACACGTGGCGTAGCCCTTGTGGCTTTCCCTTGTTGGGGGGGAAACGACTCACACGGTCAGCTTGGTCTGGACTTTTGAATGTGCTCTTGGGCCTTTAAAGGACACTGAAGGGGGAGGAAGGCTCAGTTGATCCTCGCGCTCGCCTTCAGCCACAGTGTTTGTTTCTCAGCCTTGCATCGAGCCGAGCCCTCGCTCAGAGGGCCAAGAGGGTGGGCGAGTTGAGGGAGTCTGACGACTGGtcgccgctgctgctgctgcgccGGTGGGCCTTGGAGCAGGACTCGGAGGAGGGCGAGGGGCTCTCAGGCTCCAGCATGTTTGGGTAGGTGAATATGAGGCTGGGGTTGTTGGGTGTAGCGGCTGGGGTGGACACGGCCACCACTGGCGTGTTCAGGCTGTCTCCATCTGTGCAGTACATCCCTCCACTGACACCGCCACCGCCCAGGCAGATGGGTTTGATGACGGAGCGCTGAGACTTGTTCATGTTCTCCTCATcgtcctccggctcttgcttcACAACCACCTGGTTTATGTGAGCCCGGGTGCCCATGGTGCTGCGCATGGTCAGTGGGATCGGGgtgcactgctgctgctgctgctgctggtggtgcaCTGATGGCTGGTGGCGCTCCTCCATGGGCAGCTTGCACACGGGATTGTGGGCAATCAGCATGAACTCCagcttgtctttctccttctgcagGCTCTCAATCTCCTTTTGGAGGTCTGCTTTCTCGTCCTCCAGCTTCTCAGTCTCCTGTTGACACCGAAACGGGAAATAGAAATGAGCCTTgagtttaacaaaataattaggGCTACAACTGTTTATGAACCGAGCTGTCAAAATGATGCCAGAATTTCCAGTTTCTTAAACAGTACATTTGTCAGGTTGTGTGAGTGTTAATCCAAAGTGCCAAAAGAGGGCACTGTTTCTTTGCCATGGCCTCCCAAACACAGAAAGAAGCACCACCAACACATTAAATCAAGAATTCCGTCATGGGCAATTTAGATTCTTAAAGCCTTCTGCTCGAATTTGAGCCTCACATAATGACTGTGTATTGTTTGTGTCTCTGAGACATGAGACTTGAATCAACAGTGTGTTATTAATatgtcacataaaagacaaagaggGATCCcataaaagctgtttgtcaGTCGGAGACATGGGGCAGATAATGATAAGCTGACATGCTGTCTGAGAACTTTGACTCATGGGCAAAGGTATGAGGAAGTCAGACACAAGCAGCCAAGTGAGGAGGCGCCAACTAAGAGACTTATTGGAAAGATTTCTGTGTCCACATTGGTCCTTCTTTTCACAGGAAAGTGACACTTCCgtatttagaattttaaaacatataagAAAGAAAGGCCTTTTGGGTTTATTCCCCTGCTGCTCGAGAGCATtagctgtggtgtgtgtgtgtgtgtgtgtgtgtgtgtgtgtgtgtgtgtgtgtgtgtgtgtgtgtgtgtgtgtgtgtgtgtgtgtgtgtgtgtgtgtgtgtgtgtgtgtgtgtgtgtgttggtgtaagCAGCACTTCTCAATGTGGGATTGTGAGACAAGCAATTTGCCCCTTTTACAAAATGTCCTGCATTCATGGCGACAGCTGCCTACAGCAAATTCCATTCCTGGGGTTTTTTTAAGGCCTGACAAGCTCAACTTCACTGTAATTCGACTAATTAGTCCATTTAGATGCCGTTACTGTCTGCCAGGCAGGGCTGCGAGACAGCCCTACCTCTGTCTATGGCTCCCCGAGACAAAAAGCTTTTCATCGCCTGTCATCTTTTCACTTAGAACCTTGCACTCAGAAGCACAGCGAGAGTCAAACCAGTAATGTGAGGTTGTAAAGTTACTGTAGGTGTGGAGTTCAAAAATCTGGACTCCTGCCAGACTtcttgtcccccccccccccccccctatgTATTCCCTGCATGCAAATCATAGCTTTTGTTGCTTCTTGGGCATTTTCTGCAGTAACAACAAGCCTCACAGTTTGTGCCACAGAACAGGAAGTATAAGTGTTTATTAGCTGGAGCTGGTTGGTGCATAAGAGGAACAAGCAGCTCCAGAATGTATTGTTGAATTTGCGGTTGTTCTAAAACTGCAGTGGAAGACCTGATCAACGGTGGCTCCAGTTTTCAGCTTTCTACTCACCCCTTGCAGCATCTCGGTGAGCTCTCGCCTGCGGTTGCGGCACTTGGCTGCGGCTAACTTATTCCTCTCACGCCTCACCCTCcgtttttcctcctcctctggggTGAGCTAAGGGcaaggaaaaaaaggaacatgGCAGGTAAAATAAGCTGTTCAAACTGACAGGCACAATCAATATATAGTGTGGAGCATGAGCGAGCGTACACAAAAGCTGAGGGAGACTGCCATCTGATTTTGAGCTGAAAAACAATGGTAATAACTTGCTGTCaagataaaatgtttcttcGGTGACTTCCAGTTATAATAATAAGGTGTTTTATGAGGTGTGCTAACACACTTCAACAGCTACCAGCTATGCCGTTTACCTGCTCGTCTCTCTTGCGTCGGCCCCTGGCATCGCCGATGGAGCGGATGACCCCAGGCCGAGCCAGAGGGTTATGGCCCAGCAGCCCCGGCCCGTTGCTCAGGTGATGGCCGTACGGGTGGGAGCGGGAGTAAGGGTTGGACATGGATGTGATGACCGTGGGCTGCACCATCCACTGTAGGTCTTGGCTGGTCGTGATTGCATTAATGGTTGGGATGAAGGCACTGTTGGAGCCGGGCATGTCGACCCTATACTTCTGGAAGACGAAGGAGCAAGAGAACCATATTGAGAAGAAATggacaataaatgaaaaaatgaaactaGAAAAGTGGGGTGAATCTAGGAATCCCACGAGCATCTAGGTTTCTATGAGCCTTGATTTATTTCACTGGCAGCTCGATGGCAGAGGCGCACACACACCATCGCCCACTGTTATTAAATtgacacattttccacatttcagGCATATAGTAATGATTCAGTGCACACAGGCAGCGTATGTAACCCCTGGAGTGGAACAGTGACACATGCTGTGGGAAAGCCCAAGGTGACCGGTGAGTGCTTCTCACTTTGCTGCAATAACCATGAGTCTGGACTGAATGGAGAGTAAATATGCATCTGAGCTGCATGGTCGACAGGGTGAAAAATGGTGAATGATTGTCTAATAGAAGAAACCTTCATTTCTAAAGAAGATGTATTATTGATTTAAATTCAGTAATCAAAAGGCAAAGAGGTGCTGGTCCAAACTCCTCAACTTGTGGCACAGAACCCTTCAAATAAAAAGAGCACTTTCCAAATTTTCACCTTAAATCTAAGTACATAGTTACTCACATATTATTACAATCTATATATGAGGGAATCTGGCATTGCATGATGACCACCAGTATGGGAACCGATCTCAGACCAGTATTACTTCATGTCTCTGGGGTGTACGAACAGACGCGCTGCCTGCCTGTGTGCGTAATTTACGCACATACCCATATGCCCGTTATTCCCGACTTTCCGTCGGATATCCCGGCAGTCTATTGGAACTTTGTTTATCTGGTGAGTCATTGTGTATGGGATTTGTTAAGCACATGTGAAACGCAGTCAGTTCCAGTAAGGAGGAAGCAGCCAGCTGTAACAAGCCAGAGAGTTAAGCCAGAATGGTGGAAGTGGAATGTTTTTGGAGAGAGATTGGCTTCGATATCAGAGCAATAAAATTCCCTTTAAATCCAAACAACGAATGAATCAATTGTGTGCGACGGAATGTGAAGGGGATGCATCCTCAGCATAGTCTTTACACTCTGTGGAGAAGTCTGCTGAAACTTCTGGTCTGATAAAAATACTATTGGTCTAATAAAAACGAGGGGAAAATGCCTTGTTCTTATGTGTcacaataaaactaacaaagagGTCATGTTCCAGCGCGCTGTAATGGGAAACAGCCAGAAAGTGTGTGATTACAGGGAACCAGTGCAATGGCAGATACGAGCCAAAGTCGTTTACCGTAATGTTGCGTGAGCCTGCCTTGGCCTTTTTCCACACAACTGCACTATCCGCCAGGCTTTGGGTGCGGGTAAACAACATGCCTCTTCCCGGATTTATACCCTATTATTTCAGAATACGCGGACACGGCGTTCTCATAATGTTCCACTGGCACACGAACAACATATGTAGCGTGACGGACCCGGGATGTGAGGGAGGCTTTACATCCGATGAAACAGAGGGGATGTAGGTCTTCGTGTTTTAAGCGCAACAGTACAATTATTAGCGTTTTTCGTTTTCCTGGGAGGACGTGCAGGCTTTTGATCGCCTTGAGCTCCAGGTCTGTACGCGCTTCCCGCTTCAGGAAATGTGCCACATGAAGCTCGACAACATTCTGCTCTATAACTGTGTTATTTCGGATGACACGTACTTCATAAACATCAAACTTTCTTTggacttaaaaatgttttgctacaACACATCGATGGATTTTACATCGAtagatgtaaaaaaacaacaacaacttcacTCTGGCGACGAATAAAAGACTTGTTGCGTTCTGTCTTTATCCCGTTTATTAGCAGGATTGCGCTCAGTGGTGCGAATGTCCTTATAATTCTGCGCTTAAAGCACGTAAAGAGGACATGATCTCATGTTGATATCTGGACGTCACGAGCCCAGTTCCACCTCAGTCTTTCCTATAAATCACATTATATATGTCGGTGTGTGTTTTGCTTAATTATAGGGACAGACTCAAAAATGAATTCCTTTCATCATTAATATGCGCAAAATCTCCAAGGCCTCGCCGATGATTGTGCGCACCAGTCGGTGTGTAAATCATAAGACTGTGTCGAAATATCTTATGACAGAATTCCTGTTCTATAACtctgaaatacttttttatagATCCAGACTGTTGGGTCGCTGAtgcaatctttttttctttttcttttacagacaCCCGGTGAATCCCAGCCAAATGACCGAATGTACAGATATATGTCAGAGACAGTTAATAAGTGCAAACGCGCTCTCCTTATAATCACGAATACATTTATAGGCTGAGAGCTGAAAGTCATCTTCGGTTGCTGTGCTGCTGGTTAACATAGAATCACAGACATATTCAAGGTTCTTGTCTACAGACAGATCGGCACCTCCTTGTGTTACCTGGTAACTTGAGGTAGAGATCGGACTTCCGATCGTGCTGCTGCCGCTTGTGAAGGACTCTGGCTGGGCCGGAGAGGTGCTGCTGCCGCGGGACGACGTGTCGTAGTTCCCGTTGTATTCCTGGTACATGATCCAGGAAAGCGGAAGATTTCAGCAGACTGTTAGAATTCtgaattcttttgtttttttattaatcctCGCAGATAAAAGGCACCAACAGAAAAATCCACTGACTCGAGACGTTGTTAATTTGGGATATCCAGAGAAGAGTTGCCAAAGACAAAGTGCACTTATGCTTCTTTAAACTACCCTAAAACATCTTACAAATAGTGCAAATTACAGTAACGATTCTCCTGCGTGTTAGCGTCACTTTAACAGCTATTTCGGTTTGTGCTTGGATTATTCTACATCCGCAGGTAGATCTACGCTACACTACTAAAGATCCACTCAGGTGCGCAAACTTCAACCTTAAGTCAGCAGCGCCCCTTCAGCAGTCAAATCCAGTTGAGAAAAGTGAACCTGCAGTTACAGAGTGACTCACGCAGTTTAACATTGGCTTTAAAGCCTATTGCCTGCCTAATCTTCTCAGTATTTTCCGTCGCTTGCCTACTACACACGCTAT is a window from the Channa argus isolate prfri chromosome 16, Channa argus male v1.0, whole genome shotgun sequence genome containing:
- the fosl2 gene encoding fos-related antigen 2, with amino-acid sequence MYQEYNGNYDTSSRGSSTSPAQPESFTSGSSTIGSPISTSSYQKYRVDMPGSNSAFIPTINAITTSQDLQWMVQPTVITSMSNPYSRSHPYGHHLSNGPGLLGHNPLARPGVIRSIGDARGRRKRDEQLTPEEEEKRRVRRERNKLAAAKCRNRRRELTEMLQGETEKLEDEKADLQKEIESLQKEKDKLEFMLIAHNPVCKLPMEERHQPSVHHQQQQQQQCTPIPLTMRSTMGTRAHINQVVVKQEPEDDEENMNKSQRSVIKPICLGGGGVSGGMYCTDGDSLNTPVVAVSTPAATPNNPSLIFTYPNMLEPESPSPSSESCSKAHRRSSSSGDQSSDSLNSPTLLAL